The Lonchura striata isolate bLonStr1 chromosome 6, bLonStr1.mat, whole genome shotgun sequence nucleotide sequence GTTTCATTTTCCTATCTTATCCTACAAAGGTTTATTGTTTTGCACTTTATACTTGATCCTGCATCTTTTTCCCATCCAAGTTTTTTATCAATGACAAACTATGTGGCCTGAGCAACTTTTGAGAAGTCCCTCTGTCCCAGGGTGTGTGTTTGAGCCGCTGTACAGATCAGGCTGTTAGCAAAGCGGTAATTTTTAACGGGAAGAGCAGAGCTGAGTAAGCTCTCGTAAGTAGGGGTTTTCTATGGAGGGGAGAGAGGTCGTGTCCCTTCCTCCCCGAGTCACAGCCCCGCGGGGCGGTGCTCGCGGGGCCTGCGGCCGGtgcccggggcgggggcggcccggccctgcccggcgcggcgcggggccgctTCCCCCTCGGCGGGGCTGCGCCTCTTaagggcggcgcggcgcggccggccCCAGAGCGCCGCCAGCCCTCCGGCCGCGCTGCCGTGCTCGGCCCGGCCGGCCCCATGCTGCACGGGCGGCCCTAGGCTGCGCGTCGGCCGCAGCATGCCGCTCCCTCTGCGCCTGGcgtggctgtgctggctctgcagcGTCTGCCGCGGGTACTTCGAGGGGCCGCTGTACCCCGAGATGTCCAACGGGAGCCTGCACCACTACTTCGTCCCCGATGGGGACTACGAGGAGAACGACGACCCCGAGCGGTGCCAGCTGGTGTTCCGGGTGAGCGGGCAGCGGCAGTGCGGCGCGGtagcggcgggcggcgggctcaGCCTGCGCGAGGAGCTGACGGTGCTGGGGCGGCAGGTGGAGGACGCGGGCCGGGTGCTGGAAGGCATCGGCAGGAGCATTTCCTACGACCTGGACGGCGAGGAGAGCTACGGTACCTACCTGCGCCGCGAGTCCGCCCAGATCAGCGACGCCTACTCCAGCTCGGACCGATCCCTGAGCGAGCTGGAGGGCAAATTCcgccagggccaggagcagggcGGCCGGGAGGAGTCCCGTCTGGGTGACAGcttcctggggctgctgctgcacgCCCGCGCCCTGCTCCGCGAGACCCGCCACGTCTCCAGCGGGCTGCGCGACAAGTACGACCTGCTGGCCCTCACGGTGCGCAGCCACGGCGCCCGCCTCAGCCGCCTCAAGAACGTCTATCTCCGCGCCTGAGCGCGGAGCGGCCGAGCCCGGACCAACGCCGGCTTCTAGACACACCCCGAGCCCTGCCGCCGGCCCCCGGAAGGCACAACCCTGCTGTCCGCCTGAAAGGAGCACCTCCTTGGACAAACCCTAGAATTACGAAGCTGGGAAAAGACCTCCGAGTTCGTCAAGTGACTGAGGACCACCACGGCCACTAAACCATATTGAGAAGTGCCACATTTGCTCATTTTAGaacgcttccagggatggtaacTCAACCAAAATACATTCTTCTTCATGGAAAAAACCTTATTTATTTTACCTTCTAAACAAATAGCACAATTCTGTAAACCAGGAGGTTCGAGGTATGTTTAAGTTAATATCCCATATACCCTCTGTTATATCATTCATCTTTGGTCACAAAATGAAGTAAGCTTTCTCATCTGTGATTccctgttgtttgtttttgtatcACCTGTTCTGCTGTGGCTCACCTGCCCCAAGTGTAGCTGAAGTGAGGTGCTGGCCAGCTCGTTCCAGACTCCTATGTAGCAAATACTTAAACTGCTTTTGTTGTTAGTCCTTTAGGATGACTCCCCTGGCCCTCCATTAACTTCATTTCTAATGATATGTATTATATGCTCCTTAAATGTTCTTCCACTGCATAAAGctgttattttcatttgtgtttgGAAAGATGGGAACTATTGTGGCAGGATTTGTACTTCCAGGCTTGCTTATCTGTGACTCTAAGCTATCATAACCCTAGGAGGCAGCCAAAAAGGCTTATGTCAGATCCTGAGAATGCTGGTGGAAATTTTTGTAGCAAAAAGAATGAGCCCTAGTGCTAATTAGAGTTTTGGATCCCATATTTGATAGCCAGGAGCATGTTTCTAAAAAAGACAAGAAGGTTTTGTGTGCGCAAGCACATTGACTTTTCCTGTTGGTGACTTTGTACTTTTGCTAGCTAAGTTATTAATGTAACTTTGTGGTCCTAGACAATAGCAAAAGTGCCTGATGGGAACGAGGGTGGAGTTTTTAGACTCATTG carries:
- the FIBIN gene encoding fin bud initiation factor homolog, producing MPLPLRLAWLCWLCSVCRGYFEGPLYPEMSNGSLHHYFVPDGDYEENDDPERCQLVFRVSGQRQCGAVAAGGGLSLREELTVLGRQVEDAGRVLEGIGRSISYDLDGEESYGTYLRRESAQISDAYSSSDRSLSELEGKFRQGQEQGGREESRLGDSFLGLLLHARALLRETRHVSSGLRDKYDLLALTVRSHGARLSRLKNVYLRA